In Streptomyces puniciscabiei, a single genomic region encodes these proteins:
- a CDS encoding alpha-L-fucosidase produces MPSSFNRRQFLAAATCAAAATVAGGGLGSGVAQAAPSTYTPSWPSLDQHPPAPEWFQDAKFGIYFHWGVFSVPAYGNEWYPRRMYISGDSVNQHHIATYGDPSVWPYHNFINGAKDLAGNFVQFAPKLKSAGGNFDPDEWAQLFVDAGARFAGPVAEHHDGFSMWNSRVNEWNSVAKGPRLNLLQLFTDSIRAKGLKLLVAMHHAYNFNGYYDHVPTQSDPSLQKLYGQLGTTAENQLWYDKLKEVIDLARPDILWEDFDLSKVDEGRRLNFLSYYYNQANTWGREVVATYKDGFDSHGEVFDYERGGPADITAPYWLTDDSISSSSWCYTNGIGYYSTQQMLHSLIDRVSKNGNMLLNIAPMADGTIPQAQQDILLGIGDYLKRFGESVYSTRAWTAYGEGPTQMGGGAFTAPQAGTPKDIRFTRNKNDTVLYATVLGWPGGTLTISTLNSARIDVSSLTSVQLLNSTAGTYTNLPTPTQDSTGLHLTLPSSAPFSALAYVVKLTFSGRIPTLQPLAGAVAYQDVNYSGGYAVLPIGSYTADQLTLAGLPGLSLSSLNLAPGYQIIGYSGDNFTGTAWTFTSDNADLRNTGNNDTVVSMKVQFNPSALFRITNVTDGLVLDSGGNVPSGSNLKQWTWNGSTNLQWQAVELGNGYYKLVNRTNGMVADGWGATTNGSAAQQAPWNGGTNQQWQINPRGGGRYWIVNRTTGLVLDGGGNMPSGSVTKQWSGNSSPNLEWTFTAV; encoded by the coding sequence ATGCCGAGCTCGTTCAACAGACGCCAGTTCCTGGCCGCCGCCACATGTGCAGCGGCGGCGACCGTCGCCGGCGGCGGCCTCGGGTCCGGCGTCGCACAGGCGGCACCGAGCACCTACACACCGTCGTGGCCCTCGCTCGACCAGCACCCGCCCGCCCCCGAGTGGTTCCAGGACGCCAAGTTCGGCATCTACTTCCACTGGGGCGTCTTCAGCGTTCCGGCCTATGGGAACGAGTGGTATCCGCGCAGGATGTACATCAGCGGCGACTCGGTCAACCAGCACCACATCGCGACCTACGGCGACCCGTCCGTGTGGCCGTACCACAACTTCATCAACGGGGCGAAGGACCTGGCGGGCAACTTCGTGCAGTTCGCACCGAAGCTGAAGTCGGCGGGCGGCAACTTCGACCCCGACGAGTGGGCGCAGCTGTTCGTCGACGCGGGCGCGAGGTTCGCCGGGCCGGTCGCCGAACACCACGACGGCTTCTCCATGTGGAACAGCCGGGTCAACGAGTGGAACTCGGTCGCCAAGGGGCCGAGGCTCAACCTGCTCCAGCTGTTCACCGACTCCATCCGCGCCAAGGGGCTGAAGCTCCTGGTGGCCATGCACCACGCGTACAACTTCAACGGCTACTACGACCACGTGCCGACGCAGTCCGACCCCAGCCTGCAGAAGCTGTACGGGCAACTGGGCACCACGGCGGAGAACCAGCTGTGGTACGACAAGCTCAAGGAGGTCATCGACCTCGCCCGGCCCGACATCCTCTGGGAGGACTTCGACCTGTCCAAGGTCGACGAGGGCCGGCGGCTGAACTTCCTGTCGTACTACTACAACCAGGCGAACACCTGGGGTCGCGAAGTCGTCGCCACCTACAAGGACGGCTTCGACAGCCACGGCGAGGTCTTCGACTACGAGCGCGGCGGCCCCGCCGACATCACCGCCCCCTACTGGCTCACCGACGACAGCATCTCCAGCTCCAGCTGGTGCTACACGAACGGCATCGGCTACTACAGCACCCAGCAGATGCTGCACTCACTGATCGACCGGGTCAGCAAGAACGGCAACATGCTGCTCAACATCGCTCCGATGGCGGACGGCACCATCCCCCAGGCACAGCAGGACATCCTCCTGGGCATCGGCGACTACCTGAAGCGCTTCGGTGAGTCGGTGTACTCCACCCGGGCCTGGACCGCATACGGCGAAGGTCCCACGCAGATGGGCGGCGGCGCCTTCACCGCCCCGCAAGCAGGTACCCCGAAGGACATCCGCTTCACCCGGAACAAGAACGACACCGTCCTGTACGCCACGGTCCTCGGCTGGCCGGGCGGCACACTGACGATATCGACGCTCAACTCCGCCCGGATCGACGTCAGCTCCCTGACCTCGGTGCAGCTCCTGAACTCCACCGCCGGCACGTACACGAACCTGCCCACGCCAACGCAGGACTCGACCGGGCTGCACCTGACCCTGCCGTCGTCGGCGCCGTTCTCCGCCCTCGCCTACGTCGTGAAGCTGACCTTCTCCGGCCGGATACCCACCCTGCAGCCACTGGCCGGGGCCGTGGCCTACCAGGACGTCAACTACTCCGGTGGCTACGCCGTGCTCCCCATCGGCTCCTACACAGCAGACCAGTTGACGCTCGCCGGACTGCCCGGTCTCAGCCTGTCCTCCCTGAACCTGGCCCCCGGCTACCAGATCATCGGCTACTCCGGTGACAACTTCACGGGCACCGCCTGGACCTTCACCTCCGACAACGCCGACCTGCGCAACACCGGCAACAACGACACCGTCGTGTCGATGAAAGTGCAGTTCAACCCCTCGGCCCTGTTCAGGATCACCAACGTCACCGACGGGCTGGTGCTGGACAGCGGCGGCAACGTCCCCAGCGGCTCCAACCTCAAGCAGTGGACCTGGAACGGCAGCACCAACCTGCAGTGGCAGGCCGTCGAGCTCGGCAACGGCTACTACAAGCTGGTCAACCGCACCAACGGCATGGTCGCCGACGGATGGGGCGCCACCACGAACGGCTCCGCCGCCCAGCAGGCTCCCTGGAACGGCGGCACCAACCAGCAGTGGCAGATCAACCCCCGCGGTGGCGGCAGGTACTGGATCGTCAACCGCACCACCGGCCTCGTCCTCGACGGGGGCGGCAACATGCCCTCGGGCTCCGTGACCAAGCAGTGGTCCGGGAACAGCAGTCCCAACCTGGAGTGGACCTTCACGGCGGTGTGA
- a CDS encoding sugar ABC transporter substrate-binding protein, whose product MRLRTALCSTASALSALALLSACSSGSGTASASSDAPLVGVDYPRSDTDFWNSYIKYTPEYAKQLGLSFKTTNSQNDVAKLTANAQTFISQGVKGIAMAPQDTAAIAPTLAQLEAKKIPVVTVDTRPDTGKVFMVVRADNRAYGEKACKYLGIKLGGKGKVVMLQGDLSSINGRDRTEAFNACMKANYPGIKVFGEATNWDGAVAAQKLQTDLTANPDIKGVYMQSSFALSGTLQVLKQKGLLAGPKDKKHVFVVSNDGIPEELKDIAAGQIDATVSQPADLYAKYALYYLKAAIDGKTFQPGKTDHDSTIVKVRDGLLEDQLSAPLVTADGATYGGVPSVKSDDKSLWGNNLG is encoded by the coding sequence ATGAGACTCAGAACCGCTCTCTGCTCCACCGCCTCGGCCCTGTCCGCCCTGGCTCTGCTCAGCGCCTGCAGCAGTGGCTCGGGCACCGCGTCCGCATCGAGCGACGCGCCGCTGGTCGGCGTCGACTACCCGCGTTCCGACACCGACTTCTGGAACTCGTACATCAAGTACACACCGGAGTACGCCAAGCAGCTCGGCCTCTCGTTCAAGACCACCAACTCGCAGAACGACGTCGCCAAACTCACCGCCAACGCACAGACGTTCATCAGTCAGGGCGTCAAGGGGATAGCGATGGCCCCGCAGGACACCGCCGCCATCGCCCCCACCCTGGCGCAGCTGGAGGCCAAGAAGATCCCGGTCGTCACGGTCGACACCCGTCCCGACACCGGCAAGGTCTTCATGGTCGTCCGGGCCGACAACCGCGCGTACGGCGAGAAGGCGTGCAAGTACCTCGGCATCAAGCTCGGGGGCAAGGGCAAGGTCGTCATGCTCCAGGGCGACCTCTCCTCGATCAACGGCCGTGACCGCACCGAGGCGTTCAACGCGTGCATGAAGGCGAACTACCCGGGCATCAAGGTGTTCGGCGAGGCCACGAACTGGGACGGTGCAGTCGCCGCGCAGAAGCTGCAGACGGACCTGACCGCCAACCCGGACATCAAGGGCGTCTACATGCAGTCCAGCTTCGCGCTGTCCGGGACGCTCCAGGTCCTCAAGCAGAAGGGGCTGTTGGCCGGCCCGAAGGACAAGAAGCACGTGTTCGTCGTCTCCAACGACGGCATCCCGGAGGAGCTGAAGGACATCGCCGCCGGGCAGATCGACGCCACGGTCTCCCAGCCGGCCGACCTCTACGCCAAGTACGCCCTGTACTACCTGAAGGCCGCGATCGACGGGAAAACGTTCCAGCCCGGCAAGACCGACCACGACAGCACCATCGTCAAGGTCCGCGACGGGCTGCTCGAGGACCAGCTCTCGGCTCCGCTCGTCACCGCCGACGGCGCCACCTACGGCGGCGTGCCCAGCGTCAAGAGCGACGACAAGTCGCTGTGGGGCAACAACCTCGGCTGA
- a CDS encoding sugar ABC transporter ATP-binding protein → MSDGERAVRPAPAPTDDGRVPADPPVVEATGVVKRFGPTVALNGARITIRPGETHALVGRNGAGKSTLVSVLTGLQAPDEGTVTFGGSPAPRLTDRDAWRRRVACVYQKSTIIPTLTVAENLFLNRHEHGRHRLISWQGVRRRAQDLLSTWSVDVDPQTPAADLSVEQRQFVEIARALSFGARFIILDEPTAQLDAAAINRLFDRIHDLQRQGVTFLFISHHLQEIYEICDMVTVFRDARHILTAPVTELPRAELVAAMTGEAAADRREERVSTLDAGATAALRVRGLGGETYGDITFQVGAGEIVGLAGAAGSGRTEVAETVVGLRAADSGEVEIAGNRPRPGSVPAALAAGAGFVPQDRHHQGFVPDMSIADNATLSVPRRLGRNGFLSRSRRDRLAEGMIEHLAIKTPGPDVPVSALSGGNQQKVVMARALADDPRLLVLINSTAGVDVRSKEFLLGKVEETAQTGTGVLIASDELDDLRMCDRVLVMFQGRVTSEIARGWHDHELVAAMEGVDLDA, encoded by the coding sequence ATGAGCGACGGGGAACGAGCAGTCCGCCCCGCACCCGCCCCGACGGACGACGGACGGGTCCCGGCAGATCCGCCCGTCGTCGAGGCGACGGGCGTGGTCAAACGATTCGGTCCTACGGTGGCCCTGAACGGCGCCCGGATCACCATCAGACCCGGCGAGACGCACGCGCTCGTCGGCCGCAACGGCGCCGGCAAGTCGACCCTGGTGTCCGTCCTCACCGGCCTGCAGGCCCCGGACGAGGGAACGGTGACGTTCGGCGGCAGCCCGGCGCCACGGCTCACGGACCGCGACGCCTGGCGCCGGCGTGTGGCCTGCGTCTACCAGAAGTCGACGATCATCCCCACGCTGACCGTCGCCGAGAACCTCTTCCTGAACCGGCACGAGCACGGCCGCCACAGGCTCATCAGCTGGCAGGGCGTACGCCGCCGCGCACAGGACCTGCTGTCGACCTGGTCCGTGGACGTCGACCCGCAGACGCCCGCCGCCGATCTCAGCGTGGAACAACGGCAGTTCGTGGAGATCGCCCGGGCACTGTCCTTCGGTGCCCGGTTCATCATCCTCGACGAGCCGACCGCCCAGCTCGACGCCGCGGCGATCAACCGCCTCTTCGACCGCATCCACGACCTGCAACGGCAGGGCGTGACCTTCCTGTTCATCAGCCACCACCTGCAGGAGATCTACGAGATCTGCGACATGGTGACGGTGTTCCGGGACGCCCGACACATCCTGACCGCCCCGGTGACCGAACTGCCCCGCGCGGAACTCGTCGCCGCCATGACCGGTGAGGCGGCGGCCGACCGCCGCGAGGAACGGGTGAGCACCCTGGACGCCGGCGCCACGGCCGCGCTCCGCGTCCGGGGTCTGGGCGGCGAGACCTACGGCGACATCACCTTCCAGGTCGGCGCCGGGGAGATCGTCGGGCTCGCGGGGGCCGCGGGCAGCGGACGCACCGAAGTGGCCGAGACCGTCGTGGGACTGCGGGCCGCAGACAGCGGGGAGGTGGAGATCGCCGGCAACCGTCCACGTCCCGGCAGCGTGCCCGCCGCGCTCGCCGCCGGCGCCGGGTTCGTCCCGCAGGACCGGCACCACCAGGGCTTCGTGCCGGACATGTCGATCGCGGACAACGCCACACTGTCCGTTCCCCGCAGGCTCGGCAGGAACGGATTCCTCAGCCGCAGCCGACGCGACCGGCTCGCCGAGGGGATGATCGAGCACCTGGCGATCAAGACGCCCGGCCCCGACGTGCCCGTCTCCGCCCTCTCCGGCGGCAACCAGCAGAAGGTCGTCATGGCCCGTGCCCTCGCCGACGACCCCCGGCTGCTGGTTCTGATCAATTCGACCGCGGGCGTGGACGTGCGCTCCAAGGAGTTCCTCCTCGGAAAGGTCGAGGAGACCGCGCAGACCGGCACCGGAGTGCTCATCGCCTCCGACGAACTCGACGACCTGCGCATGTGCGACCGGGTCCTGGTGATGTTCCAGGGCCGTGTGACCTCAGAGATCGCCCGCGGCTGGCACGACCACGAACTCGTGGCCGCGATGGAAGGAGTGGACCTCGATGCCTGA
- a CDS encoding ABC transporter permease — translation MPETVPADTAAAGGTEPRAKRTALLGGRIPLARLRDLALVPAIVVIAIVGQIVNPVFLQVDNLINVLQTMSEMALLVLAQTMILIVKKMDLSLESTMGLAPGVAAWLVVPAGAGHGLGLLPGAWAIPVTLAVGALVGVINALLIIRFGLNGFIVTLGMLIVLRGVLTGISGGQTFFQLPPSMLYLGTAEWFGMPASIWICLVLFAVAIVVLGWTSFGRSLYAIGGNVDAAKAAGIRTDRVLWIVIVTGSVLAALAGLLLSGRLASVASAQGNGYIFTVFAAAVIGGISLNGGKGTMFGAFSGILLLFMIQNVLTLAGVPAQWIGALNGLIILVALTISRITGGKVQE, via the coding sequence ATGCCTGAAACCGTCCCCGCGGACACCGCCGCAGCGGGGGGCACGGAGCCGCGGGCGAAGCGGACCGCGCTGCTCGGCGGCCGGATACCGCTGGCCCGGCTGCGCGACCTCGCCCTCGTGCCCGCCATCGTGGTCATCGCGATCGTCGGCCAGATCGTCAACCCGGTCTTCCTGCAGGTGGACAACCTCATCAACGTCCTGCAGACCATGTCCGAGATGGCCCTGCTGGTCCTCGCCCAGACGATGATCCTGATCGTCAAGAAGATGGACCTGTCGCTGGAGTCCACCATGGGGCTCGCACCGGGCGTCGCGGCCTGGCTGGTGGTGCCGGCCGGCGCCGGGCACGGTCTCGGCCTGCTCCCCGGCGCCTGGGCCATCCCCGTCACCCTCGCCGTGGGCGCGCTCGTCGGAGTGATCAACGCCCTGCTGATCATCCGCTTCGGCCTCAACGGCTTCATCGTCACCCTCGGCATGCTGATCGTGCTGCGGGGCGTCCTCACCGGCATCTCCGGCGGCCAGACCTTCTTCCAGCTGCCACCGTCCATGCTGTACCTGGGCACCGCCGAATGGTTCGGGATGCCCGCGTCGATCTGGATCTGCCTGGTGCTGTTCGCGGTCGCCATCGTCGTCCTCGGCTGGACCAGCTTCGGCCGCTCGCTGTACGCCATCGGCGGCAACGTCGATGCTGCGAAGGCGGCCGGCATCCGTACCGACCGGGTGCTGTGGATCGTCATCGTCACCGGCAGCGTGCTCGCCGCCCTCGCCGGGCTGCTGCTGTCCGGCCGCCTCGCCTCGGTCGCCTCCGCACAGGGCAACGGCTACATCTTCACCGTCTTCGCCGCCGCCGTCATCGGCGGAATCAGCCTCAACGGCGGCAAGGGCACCATGTTCGGCGCCTTCAGCGGCATCCTGCTGCTGTTCATGATCCAGAACGTGCTGACGCTCGCGGGCGTCCCCGCGCAGTGGATCGGTGCCCTCAACGGCCTGATCATCCTGGTCGCCCTGACCATCTCGCGTATCACCGGCGGCAAGGTGCAGGAGTGA
- a CDS encoding L-fuconate dehydratase, producing MSSAVSVPSASARITALDVLDVRFPTSEHLDGSDAMNPEPDYSAAYVILRTDATDGLEGHALAFTTGRGNDVQAAAIAALAPHVVGLSVEEVCGDLGAFSRSLVHDPQLRWLGPEKGAIHMATGAVVNAAWDLAAKRAGKPVWRFLGEMPPEELVAQVDFRWLSDALTPQDALDILRRAEPGRQERTARLLERGYPAYTTTPGWLGYSDEKLARLAREAVAAGFTQIKLKVGASLEDDVRRMRVARETVGGGIRIAVDANQRWDVQDAIDWVRALAPYQPYWIEEPTSPDDILGHAAVRKAVGPIKVATGEHIANRVVFKQLLQAGALDIVQIDSARVGGVNENIAILLLASKFGVPVCPHAGGVGLCEMVQHLSMFDYVAVSGTVENRVIEYVDHLHEHFTDPVRIAGGHYLAPELPGLSAQMHPESLKEYAYPDGPVWTARV from the coding sequence ATGTCCTCTGCCGTGTCCGTTCCATCGGCATCTGCCCGTATCACCGCCCTCGACGTCCTGGACGTGCGGTTCCCGACGTCCGAGCACCTGGACGGGTCGGACGCGATGAACCCCGAACCCGACTACTCGGCCGCCTACGTGATCCTGCGCACCGACGCCACCGACGGGCTGGAGGGCCACGCCCTGGCCTTCACCACCGGACGCGGCAACGACGTGCAGGCCGCCGCCATCGCGGCCCTCGCACCCCACGTGGTCGGCCTGTCCGTCGAGGAGGTCTGCGGCGACCTCGGAGCCTTCTCCCGCTCCCTCGTCCACGACCCTCAACTGCGCTGGCTGGGACCGGAGAAGGGAGCGATTCACATGGCCACCGGCGCGGTGGTCAACGCCGCCTGGGACCTCGCGGCCAAGCGTGCGGGCAAGCCCGTGTGGCGCTTCCTCGGCGAGATGCCGCCCGAGGAACTGGTCGCGCAGGTCGACTTCCGCTGGCTCAGCGACGCACTCACTCCACAGGACGCCCTGGACATCCTGCGCCGTGCCGAGCCGGGCCGCCAGGAGCGCACCGCCCGCCTGCTGGAGCGCGGCTACCCCGCCTACACCACCACCCCCGGCTGGCTCGGCTACTCCGACGAGAAGCTGGCCCGCCTGGCCCGGGAGGCCGTCGCCGCCGGCTTCACCCAGATCAAGCTGAAGGTCGGCGCGTCGCTGGAGGACGACGTACGACGCATGCGGGTGGCCCGCGAGACGGTCGGCGGCGGCATCCGTATCGCCGTGGACGCCAACCAGAGATGGGACGTCCAGGACGCGATCGACTGGGTGCGCGCCCTGGCGCCCTACCAGCCGTACTGGATCGAGGAACCCACCTCCCCGGACGACATCCTCGGCCACGCCGCCGTCCGCAAGGCCGTCGGCCCCATCAAGGTCGCCACCGGCGAGCACATCGCCAACCGGGTCGTCTTCAAGCAGCTCCTCCAGGCCGGCGCGCTGGACATCGTGCAGATCGACAGCGCACGGGTCGGCGGCGTCAACGAGAACATCGCGATCCTGCTGCTCGCCTCGAAGTTCGGCGTGCCGGTGTGCCCGCACGCCGGCGGTGTCGGTCTGTGCGAGATGGTGCAGCACCTGTCGATGTTCGACTACGTCGCCGTCTCCGGGACGGTCGAGAACCGGGTCATCGAGTACGTCGACCACCTCCACGAGCACTTCACCGACCCGGTGCGCATCGCCGGCGGTCACTATCTGGCGCCGGAACTTCCAGGGCTGAGCGCACAGATGCACCCGGAGTCCCTCAAGGAGTACGCCTACCCCGACGGACCCGTCTGGACCGCCCGTGTCTGA
- a CDS encoding amidohydrolase family protein, protein MSDAQPLVDAHHHVWNLDIRPQPWLDEPGHEPLRRNFGSYALRSAATRPIAGRRLTSTVLVQCLTSVPETRDLLALADSDPLIGAVVGWADLTSPAIGDVLDDLRTGSAGRYLRAVRHLVQGESDPNWLGRPEVERGLRAVAERGLGYDVLIRSHQFPQAIRLAERLPELSLVLDHAGKPPLATRELADWAQQVRTLARHPQVRCKVSGLVTEADHEKWTVDDIRPVWDVLLSAFGPDRLMFGSDWPVCVLAGGWNRWAATVEELLDGCSGTEIHAVLAGTATDFYHLTPAPTKEGTPCS, encoded by the coding sequence GTGTCTGATGCCCAGCCCCTCGTCGACGCCCACCACCACGTGTGGAACCTGGACATCCGGCCGCAGCCCTGGCTGGACGAGCCCGGGCACGAGCCGCTCCGCCGCAACTTCGGCTCGTACGCCCTGCGATCGGCCGCGACCCGGCCGATCGCCGGACGACGGCTGACGAGTACGGTGCTCGTCCAGTGCCTCACGTCCGTCCCCGAGACACGCGACCTCCTCGCCCTGGCCGACAGCGACCCGCTGATCGGCGCCGTCGTCGGCTGGGCGGACCTGACGTCCCCAGCGATCGGCGACGTCCTCGACGACCTGCGGACGGGCTCTGCAGGCCGGTACCTGCGGGCCGTCCGGCACCTCGTGCAGGGCGAGTCCGACCCGAACTGGCTCGGGCGCCCGGAGGTCGAGCGGGGGTTGCGAGCGGTCGCAGAGCGCGGGCTCGGGTATGACGTGCTGATCCGCAGCCACCAGTTCCCGCAGGCGATCCGTCTCGCGGAGAGGCTGCCGGAGCTGTCCCTCGTCCTGGACCATGCGGGCAAGCCCCCTCTCGCAACGCGGGAACTGGCGGACTGGGCACAGCAGGTGCGGACACTGGCCCGGCATCCCCAGGTCCGCTGCAAGGTGTCGGGGCTCGTCACGGAGGCCGACCACGAGAAGTGGACCGTCGACGACATCCGCCCGGTGTGGGACGTCCTGCTCTCCGCCTTCGGCCCCGACCGGCTGATGTTCGGCTCCGACTGGCCGGTCTGCGTCCTCGCCGGCGGCTGGAACCGCTGGGCCGCCACCGTCGAGGAACTCCTCGACGGCTGCTCCGGCACCGAGATCCACGCGGTGCTCGCCGGCACCGCGACGGACTTCTACCACCTGACGCCTGCCCCGACGAAGGAGGGGACGCCGTGCTCCTGA
- a CDS encoding RbsD/FucU domain-containing protein gives MLLTDLLHPGILEALAGAGHGARVLLADGHYPASTATGERARTVHLNLRPGLLDVTTVLDVLLRAIPVESAQVMVPPEGEPEPPAIAEYRARLAPAPVETLDRFAFYDAARSPDLALAVVTADIRTYANLLLTIGVRAEGTLTPR, from the coding sequence GTGCTCCTGACGGACCTGCTGCACCCCGGAATCCTCGAAGCCCTGGCCGGAGCCGGCCACGGCGCCCGCGTCCTGCTCGCGGACGGCCACTACCCCGCCAGTACGGCCACCGGAGAGCGGGCCAGGACCGTCCACCTCAACCTGAGGCCGGGTCTGCTGGACGTCACCACCGTGCTCGACGTGCTCCTGCGGGCGATCCCCGTCGAGTCGGCCCAGGTGATGGTGCCGCCCGAGGGTGAACCGGAGCCGCCGGCCATCGCCGAGTACCGCGCCAGGCTGGCGCCCGCCCCGGTGGAGACGCTGGACCGGTTCGCCTTCTACGACGCCGCGCGCTCCCCCGACCTGGCGCTGGCCGTCGTCACCGCCGACATCCGTACGTACGCCAACCTGCTGCTGACCATCGGCGTCCGCGCTGAAGGGACCCTGACCCCACGATGA
- a CDS encoding zinc-dependent alcohol dehydrogenase: protein MTLAVRYTAARTLDTAPAEASSPGPGEVELAPAYVGICGTDLHIFHGDMDARVAAPAVLGHEMSGRVARVGPDVEGWQPGDAVTVMPLRWDGTCPACASGHRHVCQNLDFIGIDSPGAMQQRWTVPAAILVRLPGSLALDRAALVEPTAVAVHDVGRAEVREGERVVVVGGGPVGVLIALVARAAGAEVRVVELSTHRRLLAEELGLTAWDPAADDVPELVQRWTGGAGADVAFEVSGAAGGVGTAVEVLGVRGRLCLVAIHPRPREVNLHRFFWRELTLVGARLYDRSDFERAVRLVADGTIPAERLISKVVPLTEAPAAFEALEAGGDVMKILVDCGNDATGA, encoded by the coding sequence ATGACACTCGCAGTCCGCTACACGGCCGCCCGCACCCTGGACACGGCACCCGCCGAAGCCTCCTCCCCCGGCCCCGGCGAGGTGGAACTGGCGCCCGCCTACGTCGGCATCTGCGGCACCGACCTGCACATCTTCCACGGCGACATGGACGCCCGGGTCGCCGCGCCCGCCGTCCTCGGACACGAGATGTCCGGCCGCGTCGCACGCGTCGGGCCGGACGTGGAGGGCTGGCAGCCCGGTGACGCGGTGACCGTGATGCCGCTGCGCTGGGACGGAACCTGCCCGGCGTGTGCCTCCGGTCACCGGCACGTCTGCCAGAACCTCGACTTCATCGGCATCGACTCGCCGGGCGCGATGCAGCAGCGCTGGACCGTGCCGGCCGCCATCCTCGTCCGGCTGCCCGGCTCCCTCGCCCTGGACCGGGCCGCACTCGTGGAGCCCACGGCCGTGGCTGTGCACGACGTCGGCCGGGCCGAGGTGCGGGAGGGCGAGCGGGTGGTCGTGGTCGGCGGCGGACCGGTCGGGGTGCTCATCGCGCTGGTGGCGCGGGCCGCCGGGGCCGAGGTCCGCGTGGTGGAGCTCAGCACTCACCGACGCCTCCTGGCCGAGGAGTTGGGCTTGACCGCCTGGGACCCGGCCGCCGACGACGTGCCCGAGCTCGTCCAGCGGTGGACCGGCGGCGCGGGCGCGGACGTCGCCTTCGAGGTCTCCGGCGCCGCGGGCGGTGTCGGCACCGCCGTCGAGGTGCTGGGCGTGCGCGGCCGCCTGTGTCTGGTGGCGATCCACCCCCGCCCGCGCGAGGTGAACCTGCACCGCTTCTTCTGGCGGGAGCTCACCCTCGTGGGTGCCCGGTTGTACGACCGCTCCGACTTCGAGCGGGCGGTGAGGCTGGTGGCGGACGGCACGATCCCCGCCGAGCGGCTGATCAGCAAGGTCGTGCCGCTCACCGAGGCGCCCGCGGCCTTCGAGGCACTGGAGGCGGGCGGGGACGTGATGAAGATCCTGGTGGACTGCGGCAACGACGCGACGGGAGCCTGA
- a CDS encoding SDR family oxidoreductase — protein MPLFDLTGRLAVVTGARRGIGRAMARALAEAGADVIGVSASLEESGSAVEKDVVAAGRTFEAIRTDFADPDAVRALGADLAGRERPVDILVNNAGTIRRTPAAEHTDADWELVLQVNLSAQFALTRAVGAAMVARGQGKVVFTASLLSFQGGITVPGYTAAKHGIAGLTKALANEWAPHGVNVNAIAPGYIATDNTQALRDDAVRSRAILDRIPAGRWGTADDLAGATVFLASDAAAYVHGTVLPVDGGWLGR, from the coding sequence ATGCCTCTTTTCGATCTGACCGGCAGGCTCGCCGTCGTCACCGGCGCCCGGCGGGGCATCGGCCGGGCCATGGCCCGCGCGCTCGCCGAGGCCGGCGCGGACGTCATCGGCGTCAGCGCCTCGCTGGAGGAGTCCGGCAGCGCGGTGGAGAAGGACGTCGTCGCCGCGGGCCGCACCTTCGAGGCGATCCGCACCGACTTCGCCGACCCCGACGCCGTACGGGCCCTGGGCGCGGACCTCGCCGGGCGCGAGCGGCCGGTGGACATCCTGGTCAACAACGCGGGCACGATCCGCCGGACCCCTGCGGCCGAACACACGGACGCCGACTGGGAGCTGGTGCTCCAGGTCAACCTCAGCGCCCAGTTCGCGCTCACCCGGGCGGTGGGCGCGGCGATGGTGGCCCGCGGCCAAGGGAAGGTCGTCTTCACGGCCTCGTTGCTCAGCTTCCAGGGCGGCATCACCGTCCCCGGCTACACCGCCGCCAAGCACGGCATCGCCGGACTGACCAAGGCACTGGCCAACGAATGGGCCCCGCACGGCGTGAACGTCAACGCCATCGCGCCCGGCTACATCGCCACCGACAACACCCAGGCACTGCGGGACGATGCGGTGCGCAGCCGGGCGATCCTGGACCGCATCCCCGCCGGGCGCTGGGGGACCGCCGACGACCTCGCGGGCGCCACCGTGTTCCTGGCCTCGGACGCCGCCGCCTACGTCCACGGCACCGTCCTGCCCGTCGACGGCGGATGGCTGGGCCGATGA